From a region of the Rouxiella sp. S1S-2 genome:
- a CDS encoding YjcB family protein: protein MSTLTTGFMMMRWELLSALMMFLASQMNVVCRQTSKNTLAFMCSGLGLSMTCWFVMGLMGMTFSIEAITQFWMTSKDVFIDIMSKTPTNWPMP, encoded by the coding sequence ATGAGTACCCTGACTACTGGATTCATGATGATGCGCTGGGAATTACTAAGCGCACTGATGATGTTTCTCGCCAGCCAAATGAACGTGGTATGCCGTCAAACCAGTAAAAATACCTTGGCCTTTATGTGCAGTGGCTTAGGACTGTCCATGACCTGCTGGTTTGTGATGGGATTAATGGGCATGACATTCAGCATTGAGGCTATTACGCAATTCTGGATGACGTCCAAAGACGTATTCATCGATATTATGAGCAAAACGCCAACCAACTGGCCAATGCCTTGA